The Chlorocebus sabaeus isolate Y175 chromosome 6, mChlSab1.0.hap1, whole genome shotgun sequence genome has a segment encoding these proteins:
- the RLN3 gene encoding relaxin-3 isoform X2 — MARYTLLLLLAAWVLTGELWPGTEARAAPYGVKLCGREFIRAVIFTCGGSRWRRSDILAHETMGDTFPEADADGDRLAGQLDEAMGSSEWLALTKSPQAFYGERPSWQGTPRTLRGSRDVLAGLSSSCCKWGCSKSEISSLC; from the exons ATGGCCAGGTACAcgctgctgctgctcctggcgGCGTGGGTGCTGACTGGGGAGCTGTGGCCGGGGACTGAGGCCCGGGCAGCGCCTTACGGAGTGAAGCTTTGCGGGCGAGAATTCATCCGAGCAGTCATCTTCACCTGCGGGGGATCCCGGTGGAGACGATCGGACATCCTGGCCCACGAGACTATGG GAGATACCTTCCCGGAGGCAGATGCTGATGGAGACCGTCTGGCAGGCCAGCTGGATGAGGCCATGGGGTCCAGCGAGTGGCTGGCCCTGACCAAGTCACCCCAGGCCTTTTATGGGGAGCGACCCAGCTGGCAAGGAACCCCCCGGACGCTTCGGGGCAGCCGAGATGTCCTGGCTGGCCTTTCCAGCAGCTGCTGCAAATGGGGGTGTAGCAAAAGTGAAATCAGTAGCCTTTGCTAG
- the RLN3 gene encoding relaxin-3 isoform X1 has protein sequence MYKRGTKRQRRHWPTHTSEASLSSMARYTLLLLLAAWVLTGELWPGTEARAAPYGVKLCGREFIRAVIFTCGGSRWRRSDILAHETMGDTFPEADADGDRLAGQLDEAMGSSEWLALTKSPQAFYGERPSWQGTPRTLRGSRDVLAGLSSSCCKWGCSKSEISSLC, from the exons ATGTATAAAAGGGGGACCAAGAGGCAGCGGAGACACTGGCCCACTCACACATCGGAGGCATCTCTGTCCAGCATGGCCAGGTACAcgctgctgctgctcctggcgGCGTGGGTGCTGACTGGGGAGCTGTGGCCGGGGACTGAGGCCCGGGCAGCGCCTTACGGAGTGAAGCTTTGCGGGCGAGAATTCATCCGAGCAGTCATCTTCACCTGCGGGGGATCCCGGTGGAGACGATCGGACATCCTGGCCCACGAGACTATGG GAGATACCTTCCCGGAGGCAGATGCTGATGGAGACCGTCTGGCAGGCCAGCTGGATGAGGCCATGGGGTCCAGCGAGTGGCTGGCCCTGACCAAGTCACCCCAGGCCTTTTATGGGGAGCGACCCAGCTGGCAAGGAACCCCCCGGACGCTTCGGGGCAGCCGAGATGTCCTGGCTGGCCTTTCCAGCAGCTGCTGCAAATGGGGGTGTAGCAAAAGTGAAATCAGTAGCCTTTGCTAG